One stretch of Nocardioides perillae DNA includes these proteins:
- a CDS encoding helicase-related protein, whose product MEVIDNLNKLLGDDIKVELNRGSKLRIAASTFSIYAFEALRKELEGVKELEFIFTAPTFVASQATDKAMKERREFYIPQAKRESSLYGSEFEIRLRNKLTQRAIARECADWIKRKVTFKSNKTGAPMQQFAVVDDRAAYMPLQGFTSADLGYERGDAVSNLVNKIDEAPLASAYLSTFDQIWSSPQQVEDVTELVRDHIASVYAENSPERIYFLILYNLFSEFLDDISEDVLPDDLTGWRDSEIWKRLYNFQRDAAVGIINKLETYNGCILADSVGLGKTFTALAVIKYYESRNKSVLVLAPKKLEDNWTTYNSPYVTNPFSADRFSYHVLAHTDLSRDKGYSGQLDLSKVNWGNFNLVVIDESHNFRNADYSEEKESRYQRLMRKVIQSGVKTKVLMLSATPVNNRFNDLKNQLQLAYEGESEQLSAKLDISKSVEQVFREAQVAFKKWSELPAEERTTDAILRMLDFDFFELLDAVTIARSRKHIQSFYDTADIGAFPSRLPPESIREPLTDLPHAPTFNEIFDQLQVLNLAVYTPLSYVFPSKMQKYVDRYAVQGGTARGNLGMAGREQGLKTLMTVNLLKRLESSVEAFRITLRKVEAAIDHALEDLDDKDGQIADIGAAFGDIEADDDDFEVPSTPSVGKKYQIDLNDMDTTSWRNDLWHDRETIRELVDAMDLITPEHDRKLQRLQQVIRGKVARPLNGDNKKVLLFSAFADTARYLYANLEQTVHSDTSLELGLVTGSTHPKTTLGDGFDFQKLLTFFSPGSKDKAVVFPNEPGEIDLLIGTDCISEGQNLQDCDYVVNYDIHWNPVRIIQRFGRVDRIGSKNSVIQMVNFWPDISLDEYINLKERVENRMVIADLAATADDNLLTQESNDTKFRKEQLRRLQDEVIELEDVRTGVSITDLGLNDFRMDLLNYMEKYGDLASSPKGLHAAVPANPERGLRPGVIFALRSVDEQATLNRHNRLHPHYLIYLDTDGNVMTDHTEVKQLLDLIRASCQGAHEPIPAAYRVFNELTSEGAEMGAYSNLLNEAINSLIDVTEKRDIDSLFSGAKTTALQQTFEGLDDFELIAFLAIVETEGVGD is encoded by the coding sequence ATGGAGGTTATCGACAACCTCAACAAGCTGCTCGGCGATGACATCAAGGTCGAGCTCAACCGCGGTTCCAAGCTCCGCATCGCCGCGTCGACGTTCTCGATCTACGCCTTCGAGGCACTCCGCAAGGAGTTGGAGGGCGTCAAGGAACTTGAGTTCATCTTCACCGCACCGACCTTCGTCGCCAGTCAGGCAACCGACAAGGCAATGAAGGAGCGACGGGAGTTCTACATCCCACAGGCCAAGCGCGAGTCGAGTCTCTACGGCTCCGAGTTCGAGATCCGGCTGCGCAACAAGCTCACCCAACGGGCAATCGCCCGGGAGTGCGCGGACTGGATCAAGCGCAAGGTCACCTTCAAGTCGAACAAGACCGGCGCCCCGATGCAGCAGTTCGCTGTGGTCGACGACCGCGCCGCCTACATGCCGCTCCAGGGCTTCACGTCGGCCGATCTCGGCTACGAGCGCGGCGACGCGGTATCCAACCTTGTGAACAAGATCGACGAAGCCCCTCTCGCTTCGGCCTACCTTTCAACGTTCGATCAGATCTGGTCGAGCCCGCAACAGGTCGAAGACGTCACAGAGCTTGTCCGCGACCACATCGCCAGCGTCTACGCCGAGAACAGCCCCGAGCGGATCTACTTCCTGATCCTCTACAACTTGTTCTCGGAGTTCCTCGACGACATCAGCGAGGATGTACTCCCCGACGACCTGACAGGCTGGCGCGACTCAGAGATCTGGAAGAGGCTCTACAACTTCCAGCGCGACGCCGCCGTGGGCATCATCAACAAGCTGGAGACGTACAACGGCTGCATCCTCGCTGACAGCGTCGGCCTCGGGAAGACCTTCACGGCACTCGCGGTCATCAAGTACTACGAGAGTCGCAACAAGTCCGTCCTCGTGCTCGCGCCGAAGAAGCTCGAAGACAACTGGACGACCTACAACAGCCCCTATGTCACCAACCCCTTCTCAGCCGACCGGTTCAGCTACCACGTCCTCGCCCACACCGACTTGTCCCGCGACAAGGGCTACTCCGGGCAGCTCGACCTGAGCAAGGTCAACTGGGGGAACTTCAACCTCGTCGTGATCGACGAGTCCCACAACTTCCGCAATGCCGACTACTCCGAGGAGAAGGAGAGCCGCTACCAGCGGCTCATGCGCAAGGTGATCCAGAGTGGCGTGAAGACGAAGGTCCTCATGCTGTCAGCCACGCCAGTCAACAACCGCTTCAACGATCTCAAGAACCAACTCCAGCTCGCCTACGAAGGCGAGTCAGAGCAACTCTCCGCGAAGCTCGACATCAGCAAGTCGGTCGAGCAGGTCTTCCGCGAAGCCCAGGTCGCCTTCAAGAAGTGGTCCGAACTGCCCGCCGAGGAGCGCACCACCGATGCGATCCTACGGATGCTCGACTTCGACTTCTTCGAACTCCTCGACGCGGTCACCATCGCGCGCTCCCGCAAGCACATCCAGTCGTTCTACGACACGGCCGACATCGGCGCGTTCCCTAGCCGTCTCCCGCCGGAGTCAATCCGCGAACCGCTGACCGACCTCCCCCACGCGCCGACGTTCAACGAGATCTTCGACCAGCTCCAAGTGCTCAATCTCGCTGTCTACACCCCGCTGTCGTATGTCTTCCCCAGCAAGATGCAGAAGTACGTGGACAGGTACGCAGTCCAGGGCGGCACGGCACGCGGCAACCTCGGCATGGCCGGCCGCGAGCAGGGACTGAAGACGCTGATGACGGTCAACCTGCTCAAGCGCCTGGAGAGTTCGGTCGAGGCTTTCCGAATCACGCTCCGCAAGGTCGAAGCCGCCATCGATCACGCTCTGGAGGACCTCGACGACAAGGACGGCCAGATCGCCGACATCGGCGCGGCTTTCGGCGACATCGAGGCCGACGACGACGACTTCGAGGTCCCGTCCACCCCATCGGTCGGCAAGAAGTACCAGATCGATCTCAACGACATGGACACCACGTCGTGGCGCAACGACCTGTGGCACGACCGCGAGACCATCCGTGAGCTTGTCGACGCGATGGATCTCATCACTCCGGAGCACGACCGCAAGCTCCAACGGCTCCAGCAAGTCATCAGGGGCAAGGTCGCGCGCCCGCTCAACGGCGACAACAAGAAGGTGCTGCTCTTTTCGGCCTTCGCCGACACTGCCCGCTATCTCTACGCCAACCTGGAGCAGACCGTCCACTCCGACACCTCGCTCGAGCTGGGACTGGTCACCGGCTCCACGCATCCCAAGACGACACTGGGCGACGGCTTCGACTTCCAGAAGCTCCTGACTTTCTTCTCCCCAGGCTCCAAGGACAAAGCAGTCGTCTTCCCGAACGAGCCCGGTGAGATCGACCTCCTGATCGGCACCGACTGCATCTCGGAAGGCCAGAACCTCCAAGACTGCGACTACGTCGTCAACTACGACATCCACTGGAACCCGGTGCGGATCATCCAGCGCTTCGGCCGCGTGGACCGCATCGGGTCCAAGAACTCCGTGATCCAGATGGTCAACTTCTGGCCCGACATCAGCCTGGATGAATACATCAACCTCAAGGAGCGCGTCGAGAACCGCATGGTGATCGCCGACCTCGCGGCCACGGCGGACGACAACCTCCTCACACAGGAGTCCAACGACACCAAGTTCCGCAAGGAGCAGCTCCGCCGCCTCCAGGACGAAGTCATCGAGCTGGAGGACGTCCGAACGGGCGTCTCCATCACGGACCTCGGACTCAACGACTTCCGCATGGACCTGCTCAACTACATGGAGAAGTACGGCGACCTCGCCTCATCGCCCAAAGGCCTCCATGCAGCCGTCCCCGCCAACCCCGAGCGCGGCCTTCGCCCCGGCGTGATCTTCGCTCTGCGCAGTGTCGATGAGCAGGCGACGCTCAACCGCCACAATCGCCTCCACCCGCACTACCTGATCTATCTCGACACCGACGGCAACGTCATGACCGACCACACTGAGGTCAAGCAACTCCTCGACCTGATCCGGGCGAGCTGTCAGGGTGCGCACGAACCGATCCCGGCCGCCTACCGAGTCTTCAACGAGCTCACCAGTGAAGGTGCCGAGATGGGCGCCTACTCCAATCTGCTCAACGAGGCGATCAACTCCCTGATCGACGTCACCGAGAAGCGCGATATCGACAGCCTCTTCTCGGGGGCGAAGACCACCGCGTTGCAGCAGACCTTCGAGGGACTCGATGACTTCGAACTGATCGCCTTCCTCGCCATCGTCGAGACCGAGGGTGTCGGTGACTGA
- a CDS encoding excisionase family DNA-binding protein: MTEPWVSADAIAEHLGVTKDSIYTWIAKRDMPAHRVGRLWKFKVTEVDDWVRCSGADESARPSKQRAD; the protein is encoded by the coding sequence GTGACTGAGCCCTGGGTGTCTGCTGACGCGATCGCCGAGCATCTCGGCGTCACGAAGGACAGCATCTACACCTGGATCGCAAAAAGGGACATGCCCGCCCACCGGGTCGGACGTCTATGGAAGTTCAAGGTCACCGAGGTCGACGACTGGGTGCGCTGCAGCGGCGCCGACGAATCCGCGAGGCCCTCCAAGCAGAGGGCGGACTGA
- a CDS encoding tyrosine-type recombinase/integrase → MAWVKERHGARGTTYTGCYRDPDGRERSAGSFPSRREALRAAHREEQRVLSGSWHDASQGEITFFDYVEKEWLPHKHLEVTTRASYVSYLNKQFYPAFGKKKLNKISPMVIQDWVTTAYDEGLSPRSIKKYHVFLSSIFRRAVRDRILVYNPCDHTELPKVIARKSRTLTPEEFERLVAAVPQQYRLMLETFIETGMRWGELIALRPRHIDFLRRTISVEETIVETSKVHSPTGERFIVKPYPKNNEPRTFGVRQAWLDAIAEHVRAKELGRDDLLFATKVGTPISRNSFRTHVWLPAVKASGVDFPVRVHDLRHAHASWLLAGGSDLKSVMDRMGHHQIQTTQKYLHSLPDADQKNLDALDRVAGRHG, encoded by the coding sequence ATGGCTTGGGTGAAGGAACGACACGGTGCCCGCGGCACCACCTACACCGGCTGCTACCGCGACCCCGACGGCCGAGAGCGGTCTGCCGGATCGTTCCCCTCCCGCCGCGAGGCACTGCGGGCGGCCCACCGGGAGGAGCAGCGCGTGCTGTCCGGCTCCTGGCACGACGCGAGCCAAGGAGAGATCACGTTCTTCGACTACGTCGAGAAGGAGTGGCTTCCCCACAAGCACCTCGAGGTGACGACGCGGGCCTCGTACGTCTCCTATCTGAACAAGCAGTTCTATCCGGCGTTCGGGAAGAAGAAGCTCAACAAGATCTCGCCCATGGTGATCCAGGACTGGGTGACGACGGCGTACGACGAGGGCCTCTCGCCGCGCTCGATCAAGAAGTACCACGTGTTCCTGTCGTCGATCTTCCGGCGGGCGGTCCGCGACCGGATCCTCGTCTACAACCCCTGCGACCACACCGAGCTGCCGAAGGTGATCGCGCGGAAGTCGCGGACCCTGACGCCCGAGGAGTTCGAGCGGCTGGTTGCCGCTGTGCCGCAGCAGTATCGGCTGATGCTGGAGACCTTCATCGAGACAGGGATGCGCTGGGGCGAGCTGATCGCGCTCCGTCCACGGCACATCGACTTCCTGCGTCGCACGATCAGCGTGGAGGAGACGATCGTGGAGACATCCAAGGTCCACTCCCCCACCGGCGAACGCTTCATCGTCAAGCCCTACCCGAAGAACAACGAGCCCCGCACCTTCGGCGTCCGTCAGGCATGGCTCGACGCCATCGCCGAGCACGTCCGGGCGAAGGAGCTCGGCCGCGATGACCTGTTGTTCGCGACCAAGGTTGGCACCCCGATCTCGCGCAACAGCTTCCGCACCCACGTCTGGCTACCGGCCGTGAAGGCCAGCGGCGTCGACTTCCCGGTCCGCGTCCACGACCTTCGACACGCCCACGCTTCTTGGCTGCTGGCCGGCGGATCGGACCTGAAGTCGGTCATGGACCGGATGGGCCACCACCAGATCCAGACGACGCAGAAGTACCTCCACTCCCTCCCCGACGCGGACCAGAAGAACCTCGACGCCCTTGACCGGGTCGCCGGCAGACATGGATAG
- a CDS encoding tyrosine-type recombinase/integrase: MSEARPGVYRALTRFRDVDGVTRRVTATARTEAAAERELKRLCAERVAPSEHLMTGSMKVRDAAAAWLASIENSTYREASTHAEYKRLVDKVINPALGSLRLSELNAGRCERFIHGQPTESRRKKVKTVLGMLMASAVLDGAIPSNPVRETSRLRRDVKQVRALSVEDLNAVRSAVAAHMEGQRAKPGPNPRPDLRDVIDLMLATGARIGEVLALRWVDVDLAAAQPVAYINGTIKTETGRGTYRKAKPKTDASIRSVELPPFAVEVLLRRRVEQPPNHFNAVFATRNGTWHQVGNMERRWRAVRKDAGLDWVKPHLFRKTVATLIDRLADKETAARQLGHSSSAITAEFYIEKDRSAPSVSHILEAFAGPRRTPTADENDQ, from the coding sequence GTGTCCGAGGCCCGCCCGGGCGTCTACCGCGCGCTGACGCGCTTCCGTGACGTCGACGGCGTCACCCGCCGAGTGACTGCGACGGCTCGGACGGAGGCGGCCGCCGAACGTGAGCTGAAGCGACTCTGCGCCGAGCGGGTTGCCCCCTCCGAGCACCTCATGACGGGATCGATGAAGGTCCGCGACGCGGCCGCGGCCTGGCTGGCCTCCATCGAGAACTCGACGTACCGAGAGGCCTCGACGCATGCCGAGTACAAGCGGCTCGTCGACAAGGTCATCAACCCGGCCCTGGGGAGTCTCCGGCTCTCCGAGCTGAACGCGGGACGCTGCGAGCGCTTCATTCACGGCCAGCCGACGGAGTCACGCCGGAAGAAGGTCAAGACGGTCCTCGGAATGCTCATGGCATCGGCTGTCCTCGATGGCGCCATTCCATCGAACCCGGTGCGGGAGACCTCACGGCTCCGGCGGGACGTCAAGCAGGTCCGCGCCTTGTCTGTTGAGGACCTGAACGCTGTCCGCAGCGCGGTCGCGGCGCACATGGAGGGGCAGCGGGCGAAGCCGGGACCGAACCCGCGCCCCGACCTACGCGACGTCATCGACCTGATGCTCGCGACCGGTGCGCGCATCGGCGAGGTGCTTGCCCTTCGCTGGGTGGACGTCGACCTGGCCGCCGCGCAGCCTGTCGCCTACATCAACGGCACCATCAAGACTGAGACGGGCAGGGGCACTTACCGCAAGGCGAAGCCGAAGACGGACGCCTCCATCCGAAGCGTCGAGCTGCCTCCCTTTGCCGTGGAAGTGCTGCTGCGGCGTCGGGTCGAGCAGCCGCCGAACCACTTCAACGCGGTCTTCGCGACCCGCAACGGCACGTGGCACCAAGTCGGGAACATGGAGCGGCGCTGGCGAGCCGTTCGCAAGGACGCTGGCCTCGACTGGGTCAAGCCGCATCTCTTCCGCAAGACCGTTGCGACGCTCATCGACCGGCTCGCCGACAAGGAGACCGCTGCTCGACAGCTCGGCCACTCCTCCTCAGCCATCACCGCTGAGTTCTACATCGAAAAGGATCGGTCCGCCCCGTCCGTCAGCCACATCTTGGAGGCCTTCGCCGGGCCGCGCAGGACGCCGACCGCGGACGAAAACGACCAGTAA
- a CDS encoding protein NO VEIN domain-containing protein yields the protein MSSHDSNARLVDLILAGLSRADELGRARVPLKLYRPEEQEELLTLLHAYLWDTAAPYDDEWHRSPGNIMTLWAELLEIGKETRHRLIPLRTDLVKVLTQRGLGYRTHPRSVPVLVREYSGPIETPVHPGDPRATSSTIAVGAWGAGYGDAATNRKVELAAEAVVQRHYEAAGWTVTRVALLKCGWDLAAARDSEERHLEVKGVSSSMPSILLTRNELRSAETDPDWLLAVVTNTLTDPTLLEFDRESVTAAADPTVYRVNLAQ from the coding sequence GTGAGCTCGCACGACTCCAACGCTCGGCTCGTTGACCTCATCCTGGCCGGCCTCAGCCGAGCCGACGAGCTCGGCCGAGCACGGGTGCCGCTCAAGCTCTACCGCCCCGAGGAGCAGGAAGAACTCCTCACGCTCCTCCACGCCTACTTGTGGGACACCGCCGCGCCCTACGACGACGAATGGCATCGCTCCCCCGGCAACATCATGACCCTGTGGGCCGAGTTGCTCGAGATCGGCAAGGAGACCCGTCACCGCCTGATCCCTCTCCGCACTGACCTGGTCAAGGTCCTCACGCAGCGAGGCCTGGGCTACCGGACGCACCCACGGTCAGTGCCAGTGCTCGTTCGCGAGTACAGCGGTCCGATAGAGACCCCAGTCCACCCCGGCGACCCACGCGCGACCTCGAGCACGATCGCCGTCGGAGCCTGGGGAGCCGGTTACGGAGATGCAGCCACGAACCGCAAGGTCGAACTGGCCGCCGAGGCCGTGGTCCAGCGCCACTACGAAGCGGCCGGTTGGACAGTCACCCGCGTCGCCCTCCTCAAGTGCGGCTGGGACCTAGCCGCGGCCCGCGACAGCGAGGAGCGCCACCTCGAGGTCAAGGGCGTGTCGAGCTCGATGCCCTCGATCCTGCTAACCCGCAACGAGCTGCGCAGCGCCGAGACCGACCCCGACTGGCTCTTGGCCGTGGTGACCAACACGCTCACCGATCCGACGCTCCTCGAGTTCGATCGAGAGTCTGTGACCGCGGCCGCCGATCCGACCGTCTACCGCGTCAACCTCGCTCAATGA
- a CDS encoding IS3 family transposase — MMFRLVQELADDGIDVAVTCRILKVSRSGFYEWRDRPPSVRDLEDAYLANTMVDIHAMSRGTYGTPRVHAELRMALDVRVGRKRVARLLRLTGRSGIGGNTHKKRRKQPMPAPHEDLVQRQFVADEPNRLWCTDITEHPTTTGKVYCCAVLDVFSRAIVGWSIADHMRSDLVVDALQMATWRRHPEPGTIVHADRGSQYTSWVFGHRLRTAGLLGSMGRVASSVDNTMMESFWATMQRELLDTRRWTSQEQLASAIFEWIEAWYNPRRRHTSLGMLSPVEFETLHTAAETAA, encoded by the coding sequence ATGATGTTCCGGCTGGTCCAGGAACTCGCCGATGACGGGATCGACGTCGCGGTGACCTGCCGGATCTTGAAGGTCTCTCGATCAGGGTTCTACGAGTGGCGCGACCGGCCACCCTCGGTGCGGGATCTCGAGGACGCCTACCTGGCCAACACGATGGTCGACATCCACGCCATGTCGCGTGGCACCTACGGCACCCCGCGGGTCCACGCCGAGTTGCGGATGGCTCTCGACGTTCGGGTCGGTCGCAAGCGAGTCGCGCGGCTGCTTCGGCTGACCGGGCGTTCGGGGATCGGCGGGAACACCCACAAGAAGCGGCGCAAGCAACCGATGCCGGCCCCGCACGAGGACCTCGTGCAGCGCCAGTTCGTTGCTGATGAACCGAACCGTCTGTGGTGTACCGACATCACCGAGCACCCCACGACCACCGGGAAGGTCTACTGCTGCGCGGTCCTCGACGTTTTCAGCCGCGCCATCGTGGGCTGGTCGATCGCCGACCACATGCGCTCAGACCTGGTCGTCGATGCCCTGCAGATGGCCACCTGGCGACGCCACCCCGAGCCCGGCACGATCGTCCACGCCGACAGGGGCAGTCAGTACACCAGCTGGGTCTTCGGCCACCGGCTGCGCACCGCGGGGCTGCTGGGATCTATGGGCCGGGTGGCCTCGTCAGTCGACAACACGATGATGGAGTCGTTCTGGGCCACCATGCAGCGCGAGCTGCTCGACACCCGCCGCTGGACCAGCCAAGAGCAGCTCGCCTCCGCGATCTTCGAATGGATCGAAGCCTGGTACAACCCGCGACGTCGCCACACCAGCCTCGGGATGCTCAGCCCCGTCGAGTTCGAAACGCTTCACACCGCCGCAGAAACAGCTGCATGA
- a CDS encoding transposase has product MPAPHPLEFRQRAVELARMGEKPVSAIAKDLGISESCLRNWMSRADVDEGLKEGLSTDERAELVRLRRELRVKDMEIEILKRASAYFARENVLPK; this is encoded by the coding sequence ATGCCTGCACCACATCCGCTGGAGTTCCGTCAGCGAGCCGTCGAGCTGGCCCGCATGGGCGAGAAGCCGGTCTCTGCGATCGCCAAGGATCTCGGGATCAGCGAGTCGTGCCTGCGCAACTGGATGAGCCGCGCGGACGTCGACGAGGGCCTGAAGGAAGGGCTCTCGACCGACGAGCGCGCCGAGCTCGTGCGACTGCGTCGCGAGCTGCGCGTCAAGGACATGGAAATCGAGATCTTGAAGCGGGCCAGTGCCTACTTCGCTAGGGAGAACGTCCTTCCAAAATGA
- a CDS encoding metalloregulator ArsR/SmtB family transcription factor translates to MTVTDDELVRAWEDEPDQITGRGKRHGHPVDSRRVAMARERLPSAAEGDRLTSVLSLIADPTRTRLLYALDVVDELCVGDLAIALSVSEDAVSYGLRLLRTAGLVTRRKEGRIVYYRLAEGFPEPLRQHCLRQLIEMSRAPADDDG, encoded by the coding sequence GTGACCGTGACCGACGACGAGCTTGTGCGCGCTTGGGAGGACGAGCCCGACCAGATCACCGGTCGCGGCAAGCGGCACGGGCACCCGGTCGACTCGAGACGGGTTGCCATGGCCCGCGAGCGCCTGCCATCAGCAGCGGAGGGGGACCGGCTCACCAGCGTGCTCTCATTGATAGCCGATCCCACTCGGACGCGACTGCTGTACGCCCTTGACGTGGTCGACGAACTCTGTGTGGGCGACCTCGCCATTGCTTTGTCGGTGAGCGAGGACGCGGTCTCCTACGGACTCCGGCTGCTCCGTACCGCCGGGCTGGTTACACGACGGAAGGAGGGCCGGATCGTGTACTACCGGCTCGCAGAGGGCTTTCCCGAGCCACTTCGACAGCACTGCCTACGTCAGCTCATCGAAATGTCTCGCGCTCCGGCCGACGACGACGGCTGA
- a CDS encoding DUF305 domain-containing protein, with protein MYLRFAAMILTAMVVMYWAMFAGTYEWSHVRWSESRLFMALTMGGTMGLVMLAWMLNMYKSTRLNLVIVGVSLLLLAGGIFLDRSQATVQDRAFMRAMIPHHSLAITRSERSELTDVRVCELAVEISEAQRREILEMDWLIQDIAENGEADTPAEAEARPVPDFDRPAERQCPTG; from the coding sequence ATGTACCTCCGCTTCGCGGCGATGATCCTGACCGCGATGGTGGTCATGTACTGGGCGATGTTCGCCGGCACCTACGAGTGGAGCCACGTCCGCTGGAGCGAGAGCCGCTTGTTCATGGCGCTCACCATGGGCGGCACCATGGGCCTGGTCATGCTGGCCTGGATGCTCAACATGTACAAGAGCACCCGGCTCAATCTGGTCATCGTCGGGGTGAGCCTTCTTCTGCTGGCCGGAGGGATCTTCCTGGACCGTAGCCAGGCCACGGTCCAGGACCGGGCGTTCATGCGGGCGATGATCCCGCACCACTCGCTGGCGATCACCCGCTCGGAGCGCTCGGAGCTGACGGACGTCCGAGTGTGCGAGCTGGCGGTGGAGATCAGTGAGGCGCAGCGGCGCGAGATCCTCGAGATGGACTGGCTCATCCAGGACATCGCCGAGAACGGGGAGGCCGATACCCCGGCGGAGGCGGAGGCACGCCCGGTCCCCGACTTCGACCGGCCGGCCGAGCGACAGTGCCCCACGGGATGA
- a CDS encoding NADH-quinone oxidoreductase subunit A, protein MYTGIAIAGATALLVVLGTYGIQRLLTVASDPLIVLPFDSGAIAEQHALSRYHARWYLATLLFLAFDVEMLFMYPWAVVVAQVGATAVVEMFLFLAALFVAVLWAWREGALRWV, encoded by the coding sequence ATGTACACCGGCATAGCGATCGCCGGCGCAACGGCTCTTCTGGTGGTCCTGGGCACCTACGGCATTCAGCGCCTGCTCACCGTGGCGTCCGACCCGCTCATCGTCCTCCCCTTCGACTCGGGGGCGATCGCGGAGCAGCACGCACTGTCGCGCTACCACGCGCGCTGGTACCTGGCGACGCTGCTGTTCCTGGCCTTCGATGTGGAGATGCTGTTCATGTACCCGTGGGCGGTCGTTGTCGCCCAGGTCGGGGCGACCGCGGTCGTGGAGATGTTCCTCTTCCTTGCAGCACTCTTTGTCGCTGTCTTGTGGGCCTGGCGCGAGGGAGCGCTGCGGTGGGTCTGA